From the Diachasmimorpha longicaudata isolate KC_UGA_2023 chromosome 15, iyDiaLong2, whole genome shotgun sequence genome, the window AACAGGAAGGGGTCAGGATGGAGGCGATAAAGAAGAAAATCGCGGCGCTGAAGATGGAGAAGGACACGGCCAATGAGATGGTCGAGGCGAATGAAACGAAAGCACGACAAAAGGACATGGAGGCCGATTTACTCTTCGACGAGGTGCGAGATTTAACTAAAAAATTAGCAACCCTCGAGCACGACTACGAAGTGGCTAAAGTCAGCCTCGAGACGCAAACAGTGGCGCTGGAACAGTGCGAGAAATCGTGGACCAAGGTGAGTAGAAGTTGCTCGGTGATGATCGAATCCCCAAGCGAAATCGATAACGAAGTGATAAACGGAGATAAGTCAGTCCTGACGAAGGGCCAGTTATTgacgaatatctcggaatcggggacagatggaaaaatttggaTTAAGACTTTTTTCTAGAGCGAATTAagttctacaataaatgtcattacaaaaaattggCTATCTCCCTCAGACTCGGAGATAATTCGACTCGAAGACGAGtaaacttatctcgttttatcacttcactCGTGAAATGAAATCTGTCATTTGTGCGATCGGCAGGCAGAGCAAGATCGAACGGTGCTGACGAAACGAGTGCAGGAGATCGAGCAGAGTCTCTCGAAAAAGGAGGAATTGCGTCTACTCGCTCAGGCGAAGCTCGAGAAAGCCGTGGAGTTGGCTGACGATGCTAAACGAATGTGCCGAGTGCTCGAGGATCGAAATCGCCTTGATCTCGAACGCGTGGAGAAACTCACCGCTGAATTGAAAGACGCCAGGCTCATCGCCGAGGACGCTGACAATAAGTCCGAGGAAATAGCTAATAAATTGTCATGGGTCGAGGAGGAGCTCGAGTCTGCCGAGGAGAGGGTTAAAAATAGCGAGGCAAAAATCGTCGAGCGAGAGGACGAACTGTTTATCGTGAAGAATATCGTCAAGTCCCTTGAAGTGTCTGAACAGAAGGTACGTGTGagcgagaaaaaattatatttcctgGATCGTTGTCTGATAATTCTCAGGGCAGTGGCTCTAAGGGCTATTGTGGGGCGATAAAATTTTCCGGAATTCCCATGGAAAATTTAGAGTTCCCTTGGGGTGAAGGAGGTCTTTTTATCGACTCGATACATTTCTAGGCGAATCAACGAGTTGCTGACTCCAAGGTGCAGCTCAAAGAGCTGAAGGGAAAGGTGAAGGCCGCCGACAAGCGCGCGATCCTCGCGGAAAAGGCCGTCAGAGCATTGCAGAAGGAAGTGGACTTCAAAGAGGGTAATCAGGGAATTTCCAGGATTTTTCCTATgctcttatttttttattcacccattCACTCGTCTTCACTCATCTTTTTGCAGATGAACTCAGAGAACAGAAGGAAAAATGCCGGGAAATTACCGATGAACTGGATTTAACGTTCGCCGAAATGACGGGCTATTAAAAATCCCTCGATCTCTTTGAATTTTGCTTTCGAATTGGCTCGATGCacccggagagaaatattcaataaaaagtgCCAGACGAGAGGCGTAAAAATTACCGTTCCAGACCTAATCGGCGAGCGATGTCGCACTGAAGGGAAATTATGAgtcagaattgaaattttacagtttcagaattttttccaaaatatttctctccgtgtgtgcaaaataaaatcaataaactcCATCATCGTCATCGTCATCATCGTCATCCTCATCCTCATCGCCATCACCATTGCCATCAGCTTTACACCTGATTTCAGTTTGTGCACTTATTGGCTTTTGATCGAGTGCACGCAATCTACCGCTGAGTACTTTTAATCCGGCCTTTTAAACTCTTTCAAAAATAACCCGTGGGTACGCGTATAGATTGTCTCGTAACTGCAAATTGACTGAGCCACTTCTTTGGATTGAATTGAACACAGTTGCACTTGCACAACAACGCACGCATTACTGCAGCTACGGGGAGGCTTTCTTTCGTTGCATAGAATTATTTGGATTCCTAAGATATCTCACTGAgggctaattaatttttttcagatgaaaaattaatcaatgaaacATGTCTCGCGTTCATAATcgattaatgaacaatttaattacttCCTGCCATTTATTCCTCCTCGATATTTTTAATGTATATGGAATTTGTGTTTTCAATAAATGCTCACAAccgaggaaattttatttcgttatttatttaatcattgACCTActtcataaattaataattaatagaatGTGTCACATCGTTAAGTTTATGAAATTGACCCACATTATAAACATATTTTCTTCTTAATTAAAGCGTTCCTCATAATTTAtcccaattttgaaaaataattctttgaattcttgaatttttcctgcaataaattgaaaaaaattgattccagaattttccgaaatttatgataaaattTTCCGACACATCAAATAATTTGGCAAGAgtccaaatgatttttccctcAGAATTGtcctgaaataaaatgaaaaaaatataattgagaCTATTCCTGTAATGATCGAAGTCACTCGTCGAAGAGTGAAGAATCCCTTTGTGTTCTAACTAAAGCATACATtcgtatttttcatgttgcATTACAGCGGGGCCTATAAAGGGATTGTTCTCCTCGGTCAGTAGGTACAGTAACTCATTAGCGATCGCTTTTGACTGTTCACCAACTTCACAGCGAGTTTACACGATTAATCTGCCGGAGGGACTAATTATTTCCCCTATTTGTCGGATGTACTGGCAGTAATTATCAGCAGTGATTACGATGAATGCGATAAAAAAGCAGCTGCAAGTGCTGAAAATCGAGAAAGACCTGGCAATCGATCGCGCCGATTGTTGCGATCGACAGGCTCGCGAGGCGAACAATCgggaggaaaaattgaacgaTCAAGTTCGGGAgctggagaaaaaattattgcaaatgGAGAACGACTTGGGAATTAATCGCGACAGTTTAAGAACATCCAACGCAAGACTCGACGATAAAGAGAGAATGTTACTGGTGGTAcgtacaatttatttatttaatctatTGTTAGTTTATTATGGAGAGGTATTTTAGGTGCAATCGGAGCTGGCTGTTTTGAACAGAAGGATGCAGCAGGCTATGGAGTACCTGGAGAAAACCGAGGAGCGCAGGGTAATTGCGCAGACGAAGCTGCTGCAAGCTACTGAGAGCGCTGAAGACGCCAAGAGGTAATTACCAGGGTAATGGGCTCCATTTATTAGCACTAAATAAAGTTTCGTTATTTATGGAGTTTTTGAagtattggattttttatacGAATCGATTTGTGCACGTTGCAAAATTAAAATGTCCTGAAAAACGTACCACTTCGTATAAGCACATCTTACCCTGAATCTCCTCATCGTCCAGAATCTGCAAAGTTCTGGAGACCCGCAGTAAACAAGACGACGAACGAATGGACCAGTTGACAACGCAGCTGAAGGAAGCCCGATTGATCGCCGAAGACGCTGACGCCAAATCCGATGAGATATCCCGTCGTCTGGCCTTCGTTGAGGACGAGCTCGAAACCGCCGAGGACAGAATCAGGAGCAGCGATGCGTAAGTCAATGGCCTCAACGCTAAATCTACACTTTCTCAATCCCCTAATTTCCCAGGAAAATTGTCGAGCGTGAGGATGAGCTGTTCATCGTCGGGAATATATTGAAGTCTCTGGAGGTCTCGGAGGAAAAAGCGAATCAGCGAGTCGAGGAGTTCAAGCTGCAGCTGAAGGACTCGAAGGTGAAGTTAAAGGACGCTGAGAGGAGGGCAGTGATCGccgaaaatcaaatgaaaattctgcAGAAGGAGTTGGACATACGTGAAGgtactaaaaaaataaaataattaaaaggaaattaggggaattaattataaataaatcaaatatttaaatcaCTGAATCATGATTCTTTCAGATCGACTGTTCAGGGAGAAGCAAAAGTCAAAGTACATCAGCGATGATTTGGACTCGACCTTCGCCGCCCTCACCGGGTATTGAAGGGTTCGatcacgataaaaaaaaatcaggtaaAGGCGACCGCGACGGAGgctgaataaaattgaaacgcATATTCTTACGTgatatcaatttatttaatcgaCTCTACGATCGATATTTATGCCTTGAAACGACTTTCATCGTACACTGATAATATTAACATAACTCTGTCCATACTTGGATCCCTTCACGGACGATAAAACACGATGAAACTCACTTCCATCACACATTATTTATCGCTTTATCTCTCTTCgcattctcatatttttcttcaatttacacgataataattatcattcattTGATTAATAGCCCCTTCGATCATCacaaaagttaaaaaaaaatcgcactcTTCTCCACTCAAAGGTCGTGACATTATCCAATCCAatgaattcacatttttttcacttaattTTCTCCGAATGGAGGGGAAACGAGAGATGtgcgtagttcgacgatagaAAAAAGGTTGTAAGGAGCGCGCGATAAgaaaaaatgtacaaaaattATCGTCTTCACGACAGTTGATCTCCTGTTGGAGCAGAACTTTCATTCTTTTACAAAGTATATTGTATAAATTACCTCGaggttcattaaaattaaacgATAATTTGATTGACGTTGCTTTCCTATATACATCGCTCTTGCATGATTTTACTCGCATTAAACGCTTGATTTATCATCACCATTCGTTAAATATACAAAAATCATGAATTGTCCATTCGCGCGCcacttgtcattttttttaaaagtctTAGAATTATAACGTACTTAAATTAATCAACGTGGTATTCGTACGTATCATAAACTTTATAATGCAACAGAGGCCAACTTGGTTTGATAATTAACGTCATTTTGCCGGAATGTCAAAATGACCGATAAAAAAGGGTTCCGTACCAAAATTCCCAGGGCCGAAAATTTCGGGGAAAAATGCCCAATCAATGATCTTAGTGTAATCTACCGAAATACATTAAAGCCGATAAATACCTGAAGTTTTATTAGCGAGATTCATTACCCAATTGCGATGAGTCTCCCATAACTCGTTAATTTCCCAGACGTTTTGTAGATAAAATGTTGCGCAACTAatatttgtcattgaaaattctcccACACGTTCTCCTAATTAATTCTGCCAATTAACTAGATGAATTAAAGATTAGAATTAATGATATCAGTTCTATAGGATCTCGAGACGAATTGTAGACGGGAATTTTGGCCTGTCACCCAAAAAATCCTACCGAAACCCCCacttttctcaaattttcatgaattcccGAATGTCTTTCTTCTCGCAATGATCTCCCCAAAATTTAATACTCCCGTCGCTACCCATTAAAATAGCGTTTATGGCCCGATGGACTCTGGGAAATGCTGCTGCACAAATTAGCCGTACGAATAGTCAAAAGTCTTTTGGTCTCGGATGGGTTATCGCTATCGATTAGACCTTTCAGAGGCTGTCCCGAAGCGTACTGAGCAAATTGTCGATtagttttataatttttttttttgtcaatgatttttttttattcatttacttaTCTTTGGCACGCATCAATACATCGTGGGCAGACTCCACAGCGTCAAGTCCTCTCCTTTAACATCGACTAGCAGCACTCTTCAATCACAGTCATCCGTCGCATTTACTCGTGCTCCTCGTCATGCGCAAGAACtcatacaaaaaattatttacaaaatttatgaattattggtTCAATGATCAGTGATAGTTGATAGGTGAGGCCTTCGGAGATGTGCCCGAACGCTCTGGCAGTGGTAGAGAGGAAGAACATATTGTTAGACCTGATATTTCTGAGGAAGTATTAAAGGAAGACTGTGGTATCGGCAGTATATGGACGATCGTCAGTCTGTTATTATCTCCAAAGGCTCGTTTGTCAGtcgaaaaaattcttaaaCAACAAATAGTTGGTCATGACGAGTGCTCCTTGGTGAGGGGATGGTCCGTATCGACGTGCCTCCTGGAACGCTGAGagttcaatttgtttttttttttcaaatttacttgagactttttcattttcatgtcaaatcgtcattttttttaaactgcaATGGAGTAATCCGAGGAGGGATTGTTCTGTGTGCCGGGTCTCGACCACAGGGAACTTCTGAGGCCGAGCTTTGGCTTCTTCAGTGAATCAATATCGCACTCGGCCTCGCTCAGTTCATGTCGATCGTTCCTATCGCCATTGCCAGGTATGTTTCCTTGATTACTGACAAATGCCGTCTCGGCCACTGACATCGGGGGGAGCAGCATCCTCAGGGAACTCCTGCTGGGAACGTGCCATCTTCAGAGACAGCCATTTTCTTGTTTTATATCATTTAAATTtgctttgacatttttttatgattcgtCTAGCCTCTCACAATTGAGgacaaatcattttttattactttttggGAATTAAATTACGAATAAATGGAGTACCTGGATCGTCCTCGTCTCGGTAACGACTTCTGCTCGCACATTGGCGATATATCTGACGAGGTGCTCGACGTGCCGTGGTAAATGAAATCCGAAACAGCGCGAACTGAAAGTTTAATTTATTGAGAAGAAAATTGGGGGAGCTCTATAtgctttatattttttatattcatagttaaataattaaactattTGAAATAACTTTCTGCATGGGCAAGtgatttatgaattattgaactCTCAAAGGTCTCGGGGATGGGGGAAAATTGATACCTACTGTGCTTTAGTTTGCTCGCGTCCAGTTGGTTGGACGACTCGGTTCTCGAACGAGTCAATTGGTCCGGGTCAGACTCGCTCTCGTCGCTGTCGTCCCCGTGTGTATGTTGCTTCCTCTGCTGGCGTCGTCGTGACGACACACTCTTCATACTCTGTTGGTGATCAAAACACGTTTCATCGGGATTATCATATTGATCCACTCGAGCATATTAATCGAGGATGGCTTagggtaattgaattttatgcataaattaatggaaaattcggaaatttcCCCAGCGCAACGCTCGAGATCATTTACAACAGTTTTTGATATATTTTCTCACGGTTGGCATACGATTATGAACGTACCGTCACCGCTGGCGGTGGACTCGCGCACCCCTCCGTCATCGCATGCTCGTGGTACATGAAGCTGTGCAGGAGAGTGTTGTTGGGATGGAGACCCGCCGCTGACGCTTCGGCCGCACCTCCAAGTCCTCCCAATCCTCCCAGCCCTGCCAggcttccccctcccccctccgaAAGCTGGAACGTAGCGTACGGAGAGATGTCCTCCGCCGTCTCTGTAACCCAACAGTGGCAATTGCCTACCTTTCAAATCTCGTCGGAATTTATTCGTCAGATTAGTCGGTCCATTACCACGACAATTGCAAATCAAAGGCTCCGGGTTAATCCATCCTAATGATTAATCTAATTTCAAAAGAACTTTTCACCTGGAATCTTGTCGGGCCCCCCGGCGTTGGCAGCCTGCTGAAGAGCGACCTTGTGAATCGTCGCGTAGTACCGCTCCCTCTGCGTCTCGGCGTTCTGCTGattctcctgggtctccttcATCGGCCGCTGCTGGCGGTCCCCCAAATGCCTACTCTTGAATCTCAATGCCACCCCGGCAAATACCGCAAAAATAGCGAATGTGGAAATTATCATGGGAATCATGACTTTCACGTCGGCGTAAAAGGGCAACGCCGACGCCGAGCCGCGATCCGTCAACTCTGGTGGGGGTGCATCTACACAATAACATGATAAATGCAGACGTATTCAGGTTTCATTAAGACAAATTAgctcgttgatttttttttctagggaaCAAAATTGTTAAATCATTTCAAAGACTTACCCCCATCCTTCGTCAGCGTGACGAAGCTGAACTCTGCCTGATTGCTCCCCGCGACGTTGTAGGCCTCCACCTTCAGCTGATAGACAGTGCTAGGTGACAGATTGGTAACCAAGAATCTCTTCTGCGGCGCAACATTATTAGAGACAAGAGTCCAGTGAAATTCGTCCATAGGGCGATACTGAATGACGAAATACTGAATGGGACAGCCATTGTCTGGCCACGTGGACAGGCGCAAAGCTAGGGTAGTGGAGTTTGGAGAAAGAAATGCAGCAGCAGGTGGAATACCAGGTGGTTGTCCCTGCGTTCGGACTGAGAGCACTGGAGATGCTGCACTGCTTCCAATTTTGTTGTGTGAGGTCAGGTATAAGTGGTACATGTTGCCGCAGAGGAGGCCCTGTTAAACAATCATttcgattgaataaataaaatgaaatagaaCAAATTGATGAGGAAGGGAAGGacctatttaaaaaaatcccttgatgaagaaataaaaattctgtgggGATGAGTGGCTCAGGAGGGTCTATGTGTACCTTCAACTCGTGATTGGTGGATCGTCGGGGCAACTGGAGTTCATCTAGATTCCCGTGCGTCGTTCGATAATGCAGAGTGTAGCCCGTGGTGGGAGAGCCACCGTTGTATCCAGCTTTCCAGTGGAGGAGGACACTCGTCGCAGTGGAGCTGGTGACGTAGAGGACTGGAGCACTCGGTGGCACTGAGGAGACAATTATTGGACGTTAAGTGAGTGGAGTAAAGGCCGGGGAGAAATATTATCAGCTTTCGAAGTCCGCTGGAGTATTAATTACATTATAGcagatttaaaattcaatattaatcattatcaattatcagcgtataattaattaattgttattgaattgCCGATGTGATGTGCCGTGTTTCAACAATTCAACATGTCAGATACAGagcgaaaaatatttcttttttaattgaaaaaaaatgtaattacaaATGGACTTGACGGAACGCTCAATTTACCTTGGACAATGAGACTGTAATGGAGTCTATCACTCCCCAGTGAATTTTCCACTTGACATGTGTAATTTCCACTGTCCTGCAACTGAATATTGGACAGCACAAGCTCTCCGGTCTGcagaatttgaatatttctacTGCTGTCTGAATGCACTTGCTCGGAGAGGCCCTTGAACCACTCCCTGGTGGGATCTCCCACTGCGTGACAGGACATCGTGACAGATCCACGCCATGGCTTTACGATGTTACCCCCGAAGGACGTTATTTTTGCGGTCACGTGGTTCTTCGGCATTGCAGCAGCCACTGTCGAGCTCTGGCCCTCGCCGACGCGTGTGCTAGCTGTCACCCAAAATTGGTACTCCACGTGCTGCTGGAGTCCCGTCACTTCGAAGAAGGTGTTTGTGGAAGCGAGAACTCTCTTTCCGTGGTTCAATTCCTCGCGGCCGTCCATTATTCTGGGATTTCAGTTTGAGGGAGATAATTAGgggattatgatttttttggtattggATATAAATGCGAATGAAATATATCGGAGTAAAAATATAGGATAAGAGTCGCCTGAATTCGTTGCGTACCCTCGTTTATCTCATTTACCCCCCCGACCTACCCCGCCATCGTAagtttcacataaaaaaattctgcaagACTTTCATTCCACAATATCGTCGAGAAAATAACAGCAAAAAATACCTGGAGTACAAATTGTATTTGTTAATTTCGCCATTAGGTTCCAGTGGTGGGAGCCAGGAGATAAAAAGTGCCTGGGGTGAGCTgacaacaactttaatatccGCTGGGCTGCCTGGCActgaatcaatttaattttccatttagaTTATCCAACATGGAAGTAGAAATTTCTTCTCAATTAAGCATCGACTCACCATCTTCCTTAGTGCGACAGTACATGGACCTGGAGGGCACACCATCGCCAACACGAGTGTAAGCGAGAACCTGAACACTGTAGTTGGTGTACTTTCGAAGTCCCGCAAGGATCATGGTCATGCTCCCCGTTTTCCTCACCTCCATCTCATCGATACTACTCCAGGAGTCGGGCATAACTGGTTCATAAGTCAATTTGTAACCCTGTATATTCCCGTTGGCGAAAGCAGCTGGTGGTTGTTTCCATGAAATTTGTAGTGATTGAGACGTCAGTGCGGCACAACGAACGTCGTCGGGAGCTTTGCTCGGCACTGAAAAACGAAACGCTCCATTGGATatcgtatttttttcactgcaaAAAATTGTCCCTGGAGTTTCCCATTaccaattgttatttctccTCCAGTAAACACACAACTGTTCCTATCATATCTCCAACATCTTCGCAAACGTTATCTCCTCCAGAGGAGGACGAACACCCCGAGAGcaagtgaaatatttttcactgtgCAAACACATAATAAAATCAAACAAATTCACTCACCGCCTTCCGATGTTTGCGTAGGTAGTTGTTCGGATTGTGGTCCTGAGCCGACCTGGTTGTATGCTTGAACAACAATTGTGTATCTGGTATATGGTCTCAGCCCCGTGAGACGGAGTTCACCCCCGCCCTCCTCGCCATCCCCAGATACCGAAGTGAAGTTGAACGACGGATTTCCACCGCTGTAACTCAAATATTTGTTGTGTAGAGTATCAATATCGAagacgaatattatttttaaattacgaAATGATTAATGTGGAAACTCatgattatttaatattaaattgctGAATGTCTTTGACGTatcgttatttaaaaaatcaccaacCTGGTCTCTTTAAATCCAACGTTGAATCCCTGAATATCCCCGTGTCGTAATTCGGCGAGGGGTGGCGACCACGTGACGAGTATTTCCGTCGGAGAAATGGGACGAGCGGCGATATTTATGGGAGGTCCAGCTGGCCTCTGGGGCTCAGTACGAACGACCAATTCGGCTGACGGTGAGGATCTACCGGCCGGGCCTTCAGCAATTATACGAATTGTATACCTGGTCGCTGGCTTCAGATCGTCAATCAGAGTTGCGTATGGCAATGGTGGACCAGTTAATTCCTGCTGCTGCCACATACCGCTCTCTCCCTCCTTGTACTGAAGAATGTACTTGGTTACTTCGCGGGTGTCCTGGGCGCGGTGCTGCCATTTGACGTTTATACTCCTGGGGGCTATCATTGCTGTCTCCAGGGCGTGAGGCGGCTGCGGCGGCTCTGGTGGAGGTGGAAAGAGGGCGAAACGGGGATTAGGGTCAACAGTTTGGTGCACGTAAATTCAAGAAGATGGAGATTTTGGAGGTGTACCTTGGACGAGCAATTGAACCAACTGTTGATCTCTTCCGTAGAGATTGCTCGCTTGGCAGAAGTATGCTCCGCTGTCGGATGCTTCCGCTGAGGATATTTGTAACTGCGCCTCCACACCGTCGGGTGTCACTTCCGTTTTTGTTGTCACACTGGGGATTTTTCGTGAGAAATTTTGTGAGGGTTTAAGAAATTGTTTctgattcatgaaaatttggaTCCAACTCTCCGGAAATTTTGCAGGAAATCGAGAAATGTTAGggtaaattgaaaaagttcTGGGCTTTCATCGTCCCGATTCCCAGAATATTTTATAGTCTCTATAGATGACAGTGAGAGAAATTCTGTCATTCCCCGTAACTTCCTCGATATGTCCCCAAAACTTCGGTGAACGTAGCATCCACTTATCTACCCTCGTCATCACCTTATTGAAACGTCCTTTCTAAATTCAATACTCACCGATAATTTGTGGAtggattcaattcaattttcccaccCTTTAGCCAAGAAACGGTGACAGGCTTATCGCCATGAACTTCGCAGTGCAGCGTCGCCATGTCGCCCTTCTTAACAGTGACAAGTCTTGATGGAGCAGCAAAATATGGTGAGGCTTAAAGTTTTTGAGAGTTAAAaagttttcaaaattttacctCACTTCTTACGATGTTTTTGATCTTACTCACAGTTGACACGGAGTTGGACCACTTTGCCCATGCCAGTGCCAATGCCATTGCTCGCTTGACACAGGTAGTAgccctctctgtcttccttaACGTGCTGAAGGACCAGGGTGCCGTTATTCAAAAGTTTTGTGTAAGAACTTTCGCGCAGCTCCTCGTACTCGCCAGATTTACCTCCTATTTGTGTTGCACGTTGGGTTTTATTGTTGTCACGAATCATTTGAAACAGGGCAATAGAAACATCGAAATTCATGGAAACATATGATCATGCAGAGTAATTTctactattttttataaatttttgaaagctCTTCCCTTCGCAATTCGCTTTACCtcaaaattttgaagcacAAATTGGTCCATATGTTCTACTAACATATTCATTTTGCACTCAACATAGTACAAACCCACTTACCCCCGAATtcagtgaaattatttcatcccCCAGAgcttttataataaaaaaaaattaccgattGCTTTTTTCCAGACAATGACAGGTGTTGGTACTCCTTGTGCTTGACAATGCAGGGAGACGTGTCTATTCCTCTCAACACTGGTGTCCATGGGCTCCACCAGCCAATGGGGAGGCACTGAAAACGGAGAATTAACCATCCCTTTAGTTCCACCCGAAATATTCTCCATCTGAAATATCAATGAACCGAacgaacaaaaataaaagtaaaagaTTCTCTTTGCTAAAAGAACATCGTTAACTCGCACGGACGAACGACTGACGTTATTCAGAAGCGGtaacgataaaaatatttagaaaaataaaaaacaaaatattctccCCATTTCCGATTTAAATTCCCATTTTACTATCATTACTATTCCTTCGCTCTCGCGAGCGCAAGCGAAAtctcgattaatttttcatttattattcaatcttGTAGCGCCCTATGACGAGTTCACAATCCGcttaattaaattgacttGGGTAGAAAGAACGGGAGAAATGAATGGGGGGATGAGCTGGATGGATGAATTTGTGGTataaatttacttttttttttcccatttgtGATTGGATAAGAATGGCAGATTGGGGTCGCTATCGAATCTCACACGGGACGTCTTCAGCGGAGAAAATCTCCCACTCCCCCGGgggagtagaaaaaaaaataaaaaaaaaaaagctcgcCGTGTCTAGCGGCTAAAAAGTATCGATACACATATACTTGAAGTTCGATGAACTCATCGTTGCTACTGACGTCCCATGTTGAGGTCTCGAGAGCGTACTTTCATCGGGTTTGTTTcgtttatatattttctttcgGGTTTTCTACTTTTACGGTTGTGATGAAAAACGCTGCACAAGCGATAATACTGTGATAGGTGGGGTATATATTCAACGTTTTacgttaaataaaataaaaaaataaaaccaaaaaatcagaggtatgaaaattaaaagacaGCGTCACGTTCGAAGACGCAAGGTGATATAATAGTGAGTAATATGTAATAAATAGTATGATTTACTCTCGCATATAAAATTTACTTGGCGTGAAACGAGCCGAATACACGCGTGATAGGCAATTCAAATAGGgtaaatatatatatcatgataaataataaatcaagtGAGTTATGGCAGGTAAATGGCCCATCGGCGAATGACAAATAAATCAAATCAATGTAACATATATAAAGCCAATAATATATTACTTCGCTTCTAAACGTCTAGTCCGGTTAACAATGAATAGATAGTAACAAATTAAATCATTATATACGTACTACTAGCCCTATTATTAACTAAAGCGCGGACAAAGCCTGGCTGTGTgtgtttcattcattttaaaataaaatttttaaatctaCTTTGCTGCTCATTACTCATTACAATGTGCACGATCAACTCTCAGcggtcaataaaattattaa encodes:
- the Dscam2 gene encoding cell adhesion molecule Dscam2 isoform X1 translates to MLVSCFIIAGVAAVVSSAGGHGFDAHLRGPSFLIEPPSRVEFSNSSGAWLDCAATGNPTPNIDWSTADGLPATDVPGVRRVLRNGTLVLLPFQAAAFRQDVHSAAYRCVASNSVGRVLSRDVQVRAIVTQAYSVDVEVVEGVSRGCTAILRCVVPSHVKDLVRVVSWLQEPSFHIYPSLQGDGKFHLLPTGELLVHGLEFSDQFLSYRCRTMHRLTRQVVVSTSANLRIAEHGGMIPPTILEHSGTIYVGQDESTSLVCLAKACPTPEYRWYAQTGAEQMPVLSGPRMRLLGPVLAMEAVTLSDSGVYQCLASNLGGETSAELRLVVMAPLNVEVSPSLLSVHLGGNAEFTCVVGTHSQAGQHFITWYKDGRQLPGAGRQSETLTLNGIGREDRGMYQCIVRRGDDTAQASAELQLGDAPPIIMYSFIEQTLQPGPAVSLKCSAAGNPTPQISWALDGFPLPTITRFVIGQYVTVHGDVISHVNISQVMVEDGGEYSCTVENRAGKVTHAARLNVYGLPYIRIIPKVAAVAGETLRLKCPVAGYPIEEIKWERGGRELPDNLRQKVMPDGTLMVSSVQKETDTGSYTCWARNKQGHSARRSGDVTVIVPPIIEPFTFQEGLSEGMRTRTVCGVAAGDPPLTISWLKDGHTPFLLSQKSATDTNISQLDAYSSLLSISILAAEHSGDYTCVAANPAAEVRYTAKLQVKVPPHWLVEPMDTSVERNRHVSLHCQAQGVPTPVIVWKKAIGGKSGEYEELRESSYTKLLNNGTLVLQHVKEDREGYYLCQASNGIGTGMGKVVQLRVNSSPYFAAPSRLVTVKKGDMATLHCEVHGDKPVTVSWLKGGKIELNPSTNYRVTTKTEVTPDGVEAQLQISSAEASDSGAYFCQASNLYGRDQQLVQLLVQEPPQPPHALETAMIAPRSINVKWQHRAQDTREVTKYILQYKEGESGMWQQQELTGPPLPYATLIDDLKPATRYTIRIIAEGPAGRSSPSAELVVRTEPQRPAGPPINIAARPISPTEILVTWSPPLAELRHGDIQGFNVGFKETSGGNPSFNFTSVSGDGEEGGGELRLTGLRPYTRYTIVVQAYNQVGSGPQSEQLPTQTSEGVPSKAPDDVRCAALTSQSLQISWKQPPAAFANGNIQGYKLTYEPVMPDSWSSIDEMEVRKTGSMTMILAGLRKYTNYSVQVLAYTRVGDGVPSRSMYCRTKEDVPGSPADIKVVVSSPQALFISWLPPLEPNGEINKYNLYSRIMDGREELNHGKRVLASTNTFFEVTGLQQHVEYQFWVTASTRVGEGQSSTVAAAMPKNHVTAKITSFGGNIVKPWRGSVTMSCHAVGDPTREWFKGLSEQVHSDSSRNIQILQTGELVLSNIQLQDSGNYTCQVENSLGSDRLHYSLIVQVPPSAPVLYVTSSTATSVLLHWKAGYNGGSPTTGYTLHYRTTHGNLDELQLPRRSTNHELKGLLCGNMYHLYLTSHNKIGSSAASPVLSVRTQGQPPGIPPAAAFLSPNSTTLALRLSTWPDNGCPIQYFVIQYRPMDEFHWTLVSNNVAPQKRFLVTNLSPSTVYQLKVEAYNVAGSNQAEFSFVTLTKDGDAPPPELTDRGSASALPFYADVKVMIPMIISTFAIFAVFAGVALRFKSRHLGDRQQRPMKETQENQQNAETQRERYYATIHKVALQQAANAGGPDKIPETAEDISPYATFQLSEGGGGSLAGLGGLGGLGGAAEASAAGLHPNNTLLHSFMYHEHAMTEGCASPPPAVTSMKSVSSRRRQQRKQHTHGDDSDESESDPDQLTRSRTESSNQLDASKLKHIRAVSDFIYHGTSSTSSDISPMCEQKSLPRRGRSRWHVPSRSSLRMLLPPMSVAETAFVSNQGNIPGNGDRNDRHELSEAECDIDSLKKPKLGLRSSLWSRPGTQNNPSSDYSIAV